One genomic segment of Camelus ferus isolate YT-003-E chromosome 19, BCGSAC_Cfer_1.0, whole genome shotgun sequence includes these proteins:
- the NCOA6 gene encoding nuclear receptor coactivator 6 isoform X1 encodes MVLDDLPNLEDIYTSLCSSTVEDSEMDFDSGLEDDDSKSDSILEDSTIFVAFKGNIDDKDFKWKLDTILENVPNLLHMESSKLKVQKVEPWNSVRVTFNIPREAAERLRILAQSNNQQLRDLGILSVQIEGEGAINLALAQNRSQDVRMNGPMGTGNPVRMEAGFSMAGGPGLIRMSSPATVMISQGGNMSSSMMAPGPNSELQPRTPRPASQSDAMDPLLSGLHLQQQSHPSGSLAPPHHPMQPVPVNRQINPANFPQLQQQQQQQLQARPPQQHPQQQPQGIRPQFTAPTQVPVPPGWNQLPSGALQPPPAQGSLGTMTANQGWKKAPLPGPMQQQLQARPSLATVQTPSHPPPPYPFGSQQASQAHTNFPQMSNPGQFTAPQMKSLQGGPSRVPTPLQQPHLTNKSPASSPSSFQQGSPASSPTVNQTQQQMGPRPPQNNPLPQGFQQPVSSPGRNPMVQQGNVPPNFMVMQQQPPNQGPQSLHPGLGGMPKRLPPGFSAGQANPNFMQGQVPSTTATTPGNSGAPQLQANQNVQHAGGQGAGPPQNQMQVSHGPPNMMQPSLMGIHGNMNSQQAGSSGVPQVNLGNMQGQPQQGPPSQLMSMHQQIVPSQGQMVQQQGTLNPQNPMILSRAQLMPQGQMMVNPQSQNLGPSPQRMTPPKQMLPQQGPQMMAPHNQMMGPQGQVLLQQNPMIEQIMTNQMQGNKQQFNTQNQSSVMPGPAQIMRGPTPNMQGNMVQFTGQMSGQMLPQQGPVNNSPSQVMGIQGQVLRPPGPSPHMAQQHGDPATTANNDVSLSQMMPDVSMQQTNMVPPHVQAMQGNSASGNHFSGHGMPFSAPFSGAPNGNQMSCGQNPGFPVNKDVTLTSPLLVNLLQSDISAGHFGVNNKQNNTNANKPKKKKPPRKKKNSQQDLNTPDTRPAGLEEADQQPLPGEQGINLDNSGPKLPEFSNRPPGYPSQPVEQRPLQQMPPQLMQHVAPPPQPPQQQPQPQLPPPPPQQPQPPSQPQSQQQQQQQQQQMMMMLMMQQDPKSVRLPVSQSVHPPRGPLNPDSQRMPMQQSGSVPVMVSLQGPASVPPSPDKQRMPMPVNTPLGSNSRKMVYPENPQNPSSSPLGEMSSLPEASGSEVPSVSGGPNNMPSHLVVSQNQLMMTGPKPGPSPLSAAQGATPQQPPVNSLPSSHGHHFPNVAAPTQTSRPKTPNRASPRPYYPQTPNNRPPSTEPSEISLSPERLNASIAGLFPPQINIPLPPRPNLNRGFDQQGLNPTTLKAIGQAPSNLTMNNSSNFAAPQTHKLDSVVVNSGKQSNSGATKRASPSNSRRSSPGSSRKTTPSPGRQNSKAPKLTLASQTNAALLQNVELPRNVLVNPTPLANPPVPGNFPNNSGLNPQNSTMPVAAVGGVLEDNKESLNVPQDSDCQNSQGRKEQVNVELKAVPAQEVKIVVPEDQSKKDGQPSDPNKLPSVEENKNLVSPAMREAPTSLSQLLDNSGAPNVTIKPPGLTDLEVTPPVVSGEDLKKASVIPTLQDPSSSKEPSNSLNLPHSNEPCSTLVHPEMSEVSSSVAPSIPQVMSRPVSSSSISTPLPPNQITVFVTSNPITTSANTSAALPTHLQSALMSTVVTMPNVGSKVMVSEGQSAAQSNARPQFITPVFINSSSIIQVMKGSQPSTIPAAPLTTNSGLMPPSVAVVGPLHIPQSIKFSSAPVLPNAPSSSPAPNIQTGRPLVLNSRATPVQLPSPPCTTSPVVPPHLPVQQVKELNSDETSPQVSTSADQSTLPSSQSTTVVSPLLTNSPGSSVNRRSPVSSSKGKGKVDKIGQILLTKACKKVTGTLEKGEEQYGADGETEGPGLETAAPGLVGTEQLSTELDSKTPTPPAPTLLKMTSSPVGPGSASAGPSLPGSTLPTNVRSIVTTLVPSELISAAPTTKNNHVGIASEPLAGGLVEEKVGSHPELLPSIAPSQSLVPKEAPATALQGSVARPELEANAAIVSGQSSEPKEVIEKSKTPSRRNSRTEEPTVASENVENGHRKRSSRPASASSSTKDITSVVQSKRRKSK; translated from the exons gattAATAAGGATGAGCAGCCCTGCCACTGTTATGATATCCCAAGGTGGAAACATGTCATCTTCCATGATGGCACCAGGCCCCAATTCAGAACTGCAGCCCAGGACTCCTCGCCCTGCTTCTCAGTCAG ATGCAATGGATCCACTCCTCTCTGGGCTACATTTACAGCAGCAGAGTCATCCCTCAGGATCTTTAGCTCCCCCGCACCACCCAATGCAGCCCGTCCCTGtgaacagacagataaacccaGCTAATTTTCCCCAGctgcagcaacagcagcagcagcagttgcAGGCAAGACCCCCACAGCAACATCCGCAGCAACAGCCACAGGGAATTCGACCCCAGTTTACTGCCCCAACTCAGGTGCCTGTTCCTCCAGGCTGGAACCAGCTGCCTTCTGGAGCCCTtcagcctcctccagcccagggTTCTCTGGGCACAATGACTGCAAATCAAGGGTGGAAGAAGGCTCCCTTGCCTGGCCCAATGCAACAGCAACTCCAGGCAAGACCATCCTTAGCCACGGTACAGacaccttcccaccctccccctccatatCCCTTTGGCAGCCAGCAAGCCTCACAAGCCCATACAAACTTTCCTCAGATGAGCAATCCAGGCCAGTTCACAGCTCCTCAGATGAAGAGCTTGCAGGGAGGGCCCTCCAGGGTCCCAACCCCCCTGCAGCAGCCCCACCTCACCAACAAGTCTCCTgcttcctcaccctcctccttccAGCAGGGATCCCCTGCATCCTCCCCAACGGTTAACCAAACTCAGCAGCAGATGGGACCAAGGCCACCTCAAAATAACCCACTTCCCCAGGGATTTCAGCAGCCCGTCAGCTCTCCGGGTCGGAATCCTATGGTTCAACAGGGAAACGTGCCACCTAACTTCATGGTGATGCAGCAGCAGCCACCAAATCAGGGGCCACAGAGTTTACATCCAGGCCTAGGAG GAATGCCTAAACGCCTCCCACCTGGCTTCTCAGCAGGACAGGCCAATCCGAACTTTATGCAAGGTCAGGTGCCTTCGACCACAGCAACTACCCCTGGGAATTCAGGAGCCCCTCAGCTGCAAGCAAATCAAAATGTCCAGCATGCAg gtggtcAAGGAGCTGGTCCTCCTCAAAACCAGATGCAGGTGTCCCACGGGCCACCAAATATGATGCAGCCCAGCCTCATGGGAATTCATGGCAACATGAACAGCCAACAGGCTGGTAGTTCTGGGGTTCCTCAGGTGAACCTGGGCAACATGCAAGGCCAGCCCCAGCAGGGCCCACCATCTCAGCTGATGAGCATGCACCAGCAGATCGTGCCCTCCCAAGGCCAGATGGTCCAGCAACAAGGAACCTTGAACCCTCAGAACCCTATGATCCTTTCAAGGGCCCAGCTTATGCCGCAGGGTCAGATGATGGTGAATCCTCAGAGCCAAAATCTTGGGCCCTCACCCCAGAGGATGACCCCACCCAAGCAGATGCTTCCCCAGCAGGGCCCACAAATGATGGCGCCACATAACCAGATGATGGGGCCTCAGGGGCAAGTTTTGCTCCAACAGAACCCGATGATAGAGCAGATCATGACCAATCAGATGCAGGGGAATAAGCAACAATTTAACACTCAGAACCAATCCAGTGTCATGCCGGGACCAGCACAGATAATGAGGGGACCAACTCCAAATATGCAAGGAAACATGGTGCAGTTTACGGGACAGATGTCAGGACAGATGCTGCCCCAGCAAGGGCCCGTGAACAACAGTCCATCTCAGGTTATGGGGATTCAGGGGCAGGTCTTGCGGCCACCAGGGCCCAGCCCACACATGGCCCAGCAGCATGGCGATCCTGCTACTACAGCAAATAATGATGTCAGCTTGTCTCAGATGATGCCTGATGTTAGCATGCAACAAACCAACATGGTCCCCCCGCATGTGCAGGCCATGCAGGGAAACAGTGCCTCGGGGAACCACTTCTCAGGCCATGGGATGCCTTTCAGTGCACCTTTCAGTGGAGCACCCAATGGAAATCAGATGTCCTGTGGTCAGAATCCAGGCTTCCCGGTCAATAAGGATGTCACGCTAACAAGCCCATTGTTGGTCAACTTATTGCAGAGTGATATCTCTGCAGGCCATTTTGGGGTaaacaataagcaaaataatacCAACGCAAATAAACCGAAGAAGAAGAAACCCCCTCGGAAGAAGAAAAATAGTCAGCAAGATCTAAA cacCCCAGATACTCGCCCAGCTGGTCTGGAAGAAGCTGATCAGCAGCCATTGCCTGGAGAACAAGGAATTAACTTGGACAACTCAGGCCCTAAACTGCCAGAATTTTCAAACCGACCACCAG GTTATCCTTCTCAGCCAGTTGAACAGAGGCCACTTCAGCAGATGCCTCCTCAGCTCATGCAGCATGTGGCACCCCCACCACAGCCACcacagcagcagccacagccacAACTGCCACCACCGCCGCCGCAGCAGCCACAACCTCCCAGTCAGCCACAGtctcagcagcagcaacagcagcagcagcaacaaatgATGATGATGCTCATGATGCAGCAGGACCCCAAATCAGTCAGGCTTCCCGTCTCCCAGAGTGTCCATCCCCCAAGGGGCCCCCTGAACCCAGACTCCCAGAGAATGCCCATGCAGCAGAGTGGCAGTGTGCCTGTCATGGTCAGTTTGCAAGGACCTGCCTCCGTGCCGCCATCACCTGATAAACAGAGAATGCCAATGCCTGTGAATACTCCTTTGGGAAGCAATTCAAGGAAAATGGTATACCCGGAGAACCCCCAGAATCCTTCCAGCTCGCCACTGGGAGAGATGTCCTCGCTCCCTGAAGCAAGTGGCAGTGAAGTACCATCTGTCTCGGGAGGCCCAAATAACATGCCTTCACATTTAGTAGTTTCCCAGAATCAGTTAATGATGACAGGGCCAAAACCTGGACCATCACCCCTTTCAGCAGCTCAAGGTGCAACTCCCCAGCAGCCCCCTGTAAATTCCCTGCCCAGCTCTCATGGCCACCACTTTCCAAATGTGGCTGCTCCAACCCAAACATCTAGGCCTAAAACACCAAACAGAGCCAGCCCCAGACCCTATTATCCTCAGACACCCAACAACCGCCCTCCCAGCACAGAACCTTCAGAAATCAGTCTGTCACCAGAAAGACTCAATGCCTCCATAGCAGGACTCTTCCCCCCACAGATTAATATTCCCTTACCTCCCAGGCCAAATTTAAACAGGGGCTTTGATCAACAGGGCCTAAATCCAACAACTTTGAAGGCCATTGGGCAAGCACCTTCAAATCTTACCATGAATAATTCTTCCAATTTTGCTGCCCCACAAACTCACAAATTAGATTCTGTGGTGGTGAATTCTGGAAAGCAGTCTAATTCTGGAGCAACAAAACGGGCAAGTCCAAGCAACAGTCGCAGGTCTAGTCCTGGGTCAAGTAGGAAAACCACCCCAAGTCCTGGGAGACAAAATTCAAAAGCCCCTAAACTTACTCTGGCCTCTCAAACAAACGCAGCCCTGTTGCAAAATGTGGAGTTGCCAAGAAATGTACTGGTCAATCCCACTCCTTTGGCCAATCCCCCTGTACCTGGGAACTTCCCTAACAACAGTGGGCTGAATCCTCAGAATTCTACCATGCCTGTGGCTGCAGTGGGAGGTGTTCTCGAGGATAACAAGGAGAGCTTGAACGTGCCTCAGGACAGCGATTGCCAGAATTCCCAGGGTAGGAAGGAGCAGGTAAATGTTGAGCTAAAAGCGGTCCCTGCCCAAGAAGTTAAAATAGTTGTCCCTGAAGATCAATCCAAAAAAGATGGGCAACCTTCGGATCCTAACAAGCTTCCCAGTGTCGAAGAGAACAAAAATTTGGTGTCTCCTGCTATGAGGGAAGCACCAACATCGTTAAGTCAACTTCTTGACAACTCTGGAGCTCCTAATGTGACCATTAAACCCCCTGGGCTTACAGATCTGGAAGTGACACCTCCAGTAGTTTCTGGGGAGGACCTGAAAAAAGCATCTGTCATTCCCACACTGCAGGATCCGTCTTCTTCTAAAGAACCCTCTAATTCCCTAAATTTACCTCACAGTAACGAGCCGTGTTCAACCCTTGTGCATCCAGAAATGAGTGAGGTCAGTTCCAGTGTTGCACCAAGCATCCCTCAAGTAATGTCAAGACCTGTCAGCTCTTCCTCCATTTCCACCCCTTTGCCCCCAAATCAGATAACTGTTTTTGTAACTTCCAATCCCATCACAACTTCAGCTAACACATCAGCAGCTCTGCCAACTCACTTGCAGTCTGCATTAATGTCAACAGTCGTCACAATGCCCAATGTGGGTAGCAAGGTTATGGTTTCTGAGGGACAGTCAGCTGCTCAGTCAAATGCCCGGCCTCAGTTCATTACACCTGTCTTTATCAATTCATCCTCAATAATTCAGGTTATGAAAGGATCACAGCCAAGCACAATTCCTGCAGCCCCACTGACAACCAACTCTGGCTTGATGCCTCCCTCTGTTGCAGTTGTTGGCCCTTTACACATACCTCAGagtataaaattttcttctgctcctGTACTGCCTAATGCCCCCTCTAGTAGTCCCGCTCCAAACATACAGACAGGTCGACCTTTGGTCCTTAACTCACGAGCCACCCCTGTtcagcttccttcccctccttgtaCAACTTCTCCAGTTGTCCCTCCTCATCTCCCTGTCCAGCAAGTGAAAGAATTGAATTCAGATGAGACTAGTCCTCAGGTGAGCACCTCAGCAGATCAGAGCACTCTGCCCTCTTCACAGTCAACCACGGTGGTTTCTCCCCTTTTGACCAATAGTCCAGGCTCTTCTGTCAACCGGCGAAGCCCAGTCTCATCTAGTAAGGGCAAAGGAAAAGTGGACAAAATCGGCCAGATTTTGCTGACCAAGGCATGTAAGAAAGTTACAGGCACTCTTGAGAAAGGGGAAGAGCAGTATGGTGCAGATGGAGAGACTGAAGGCCCAGGGCTAGAGACCGCAGCTCCAGGGCTTGTGGGAACAGAGCAGTTATCCACAGAGCTGGACAGTAAAACCCCAACACCCCCAGCACCCACTCTGCTAAAAATGACCTCTAGCCCTGTGGGCCCAGGCTCCGCTTCAGCAGGACCCAGCTTACCTGGCAGTACTCTCCCCACCAATGTACGCTCGATAGTAACCACTCTGGTACCCTCTGAGCTCATCTCCGCGGCGCCGACCACAAAAAACAATCATGTTGGCATAGCATCTGAGCCACTTGCGGGTGGCCTAGTGGAGGAGAAGGTGGGATCTCATCCAGAGCTTCTACCCAGCATAG CCCCTTCACAGAGTTTAGTCCCAAAGGAAGCTCCAGCCACAGCACTGCAGGGGTCTGTTGCCAGACCAG AACTCGAGGCAAATGCTGCCATAGTCTCTGGACAAAG CAGTGAGCCCAAAGAGGTAATTGAAAAGTCCAAAACTCCAAGCCGAAGAAACTCCCGAACTGAAGAGCCAACTGTGGCTTCTGAAAATGTGGAAAATGGGCATCGTAAGCGATCCTCTCGGCCTGCTTCAGCCTCCAGCTCTACTAAAG ACATAACCAGTGTGGTGCAATCCAAGCGAAGAAAATCCAAGTAA